A region of bacterium DNA encodes the following proteins:
- a CDS encoding SAM-dependent chlorinase/fluorinase has protein sequence MEVSGVVTLTTDFGTRDAYAGAMKGVIRTLAPRAAIIDITHDIAPQDVVHGAYVMAGASPHFPPGTIHVGVVDPGVGTARRAMALAANGMVFVGPDNGLFSFALGGDFRAFALPIPKDASMTFHGRDVFAPAAARIAAGADIASLGDPFDDPVRLAAWEIRRDGGRVIGCVVHIDRFGNAVTNLRPSDFPQGARELGLSRDGAPARAPIVTAYGETARGAAIWLVGSDGCYELAVNGGSAAEKFGIERGDPVTGL, from the coding sequence GTGGAAGTAAGCGGCGTCGTCACGCTGACGACCGATTTCGGCACGCGCGACGCTTACGCCGGCGCGATGAAGGGCGTCATCCGCACCCTCGCGCCGCGCGCGGCGATCATCGACATCACGCACGACATCGCGCCGCAAGACGTGGTGCATGGCGCGTATGTGATGGCCGGCGCGTCGCCGCACTTTCCGCCCGGTACGATCCACGTCGGCGTCGTCGATCCCGGCGTCGGCACCGCGCGCCGCGCGATGGCCCTTGCCGCGAACGGCATGGTTTTCGTCGGCCCGGACAACGGGTTGTTCTCCTTTGCTCTCGGCGGCGATTTCCGCGCCTTCGCCCTGCCGATTCCGAAAGACGCAAGCATGACCTTCCACGGGCGCGACGTGTTCGCGCCGGCGGCCGCGCGGATCGCCGCGGGGGCTGACATCGCGTCGCTCGGCGATCCCTTCGACGACCCCGTGCGGCTCGCCGCCTGGGAAATCCGCCGCGACGGCGGGCGCGTCATCGGCTGCGTCGTGCATATCGACCGCTTCGGCAACGCCGTGACCAATCTGCGCCCCTCCGATTTTCCGCAAGGCGCGCGCGAACTGGGCTTATCGCGTGACGGCGCGCCCGCGCGCGCGCCGATCGTCACGGCGTATGGCGAAACCGCGCGCGGCGCCGCGATCTGGCTCGTGGGAAGCGATGGCTGTTACGAACTTGCGGTAAACGGCGGCAGCGCGGCCGAAAAATTCGGTATTGAACGGGGCGATCCCGTAACGGGTCTATGA